In Deltaproteobacteria bacterium, the following are encoded in one genomic region:
- the istA gene encoding IS21 family transposase, with amino-acid sequence MLTEKQVFEIRILYREGLSKLAIARRLGIAPNTVNKYLKKEWCQMAKRGSKLDPFKGYIKKRLEEYPELTATVLFKELVEKGYSGKLTILRMYVATIRPKEKPEIVVRFETKPGKQFQVDWGTGTTIIAGEKATVKFFIMVLGYSRMLYVETVPDEKLETLIQAHLHAFEYFGGYPSEGLYDNMKTVVKKLQKHKEYNAKFMDFADFYGLKVITHRPYNPKAKGKVERMVPYVRENILYGQSYSSQTELKNVLRDWLAIANQRLHSELKETPLERFEREKDHLNKLSKLYPIRRLNTRLVRDKGQIVYEERAYRVGKKYVGERVNLQVEGSLLKIYDGDELITVHPLKDQVEKRSLREYQALVGDAV; translated from the coding sequence ATGTTGACGGAAAAGCAGGTCTTTGAAATCAGAATATTGTACAGAGAGGGATTAAGCAAGCTAGCAATAGCCAGGCGCCTTGGCATTGCTCCCAACACTGTAAACAAATATCTTAAAAAGGAGTGGTGTCAAATGGCAAAAAGGGGATCGAAGTTGGATCCTTTCAAGGGTTACATTAAGAAAAGGCTCGAGGAGTATCCCGAACTCACGGCTACAGTGTTGTTTAAGGAATTGGTGGAGAAGGGTTATAGCGGTAAATTGACGATACTCCGGATGTATGTGGCCACAATAAGGCCCAAGGAGAAACCTGAAATTGTTGTCAGATTCGAAACAAAGCCAGGAAAGCAATTCCAGGTTGATTGGGGAACAGGGACAACGATTATTGCAGGCGAAAAGGCAACCGTTAAGTTTTTCATTATGGTGTTGGGCTATTCACGGATGCTGTACGTGGAGACAGTACCAGATGAAAAACTCGAGACTCTAATCCAAGCTCATCTACATGCCTTTGAGTACTTTGGCGGTTATCCTTCTGAAGGTCTGTACGACAACATGAAAACCGTTGTGAAGAAGCTTCAGAAGCACAAGGAATACAATGCCAAGTTCATGGATTTTGCGGATTTCTACGGTCTTAAGGTAATCACCCACAGACCATATAATCCAAAAGCCAAAGGAAAAGTCGAGAGGATGGTTCCCTATGTAAGGGAGAATATTCTTTACGGTCAGAGTTATTCGAGTCAAACGGAACTGAAGAATGTGTTGAGGGATTGGTTAGCAATAGCAAATCAGCGGCTCCATTCCGAATTAAAAGAAACCCCTCTCGAAAGATTCGAGAGGGAAAAGGATCACCTAAACAAGCTAAGTAAATTGTATCCCATTCGCAGATTAAATACAAGACTCGTAAGAGACAAAGGTCAGATAGTCTACGAAGAAAGGGCATACCGTGTTGGTAAAAAATACGTGGGGGAAAGAGTCAATCTCCAGGTAGAAGGTTCACTACTGAAGATATACGATGGTGATGAACTCATTACAGTACATCCCTTGAAAGACCAGGTAGAAAAAAGGTCTTTGAGAGAATACCAGGCTCTTGTGGGTGATGCGGTATGA